In Pocillopora verrucosa isolate sample1 chromosome 13, ASM3666991v2, whole genome shotgun sequence, one genomic interval encodes:
- the LOC136277857 gene encoding tetratricopeptide repeat protein 28-like, which produces MDSIKEAISAISIGIAVAEFLRKTGRVLQAIEVYRECLIILHSQAQAIDSSLANFTFRAIYKKIICASVYIKDYTSTEKYIRELLLYLDYNDTAEKGWLHLNLAEILQVQSKFMEAWKFYESAINIMTTIGNTHGQVLCYSMLGLMFRSLGQHDKAREYQEKALAIRIEIGDREGEAASYGNLGTLFESLGQYDKAREYQEKALAIRIEIGDREGEAASYGNLGALFRSLGQYDKAQEYQEKALPITIEIGDREGEATSYGNLGALFRSLGQYDKAREYQEKALAIRIEIGDREGEATSYGNLGALFRSLGQYDKAREYQEKALAITIEIGDREGEATSYGNLGALFQSLGQYDKAQEYQEKALPITIEIGDREGEATSYGNLGTLFQSLGQYDKAREYQEKALAIRIEIGDREGEATSYGNLGTLFRSVGQYDKAREYQEKALAIRIEIGDREGEATSYGNLGTLFQSLGQYAKAREYQEKALTIKIQIGDKDGEATSYGNLGTLFQSLGQYDKAREYQEKALAIRIEIGDKNGEATSYGNLGTLFQSLSQYDKAREYQEKALAIRIEMGDKDGEAKSYGNLGTLFQSLGQYDRAQEYQEKALAIEVEIGARQGEAASYGNLGTLFESLGQYDKAREYQEKALAIRIEIGDREGEATNYGNLGTLFQSLGQYDKAREYQEKALAIKIEIGDRDGEATSYGNLGTLFQSLGQYDKAREYQEKALAIRIEMGDKDGEAKSYGNLGTLFRSLGQYDKAREYQEKALATNIEIGDRDGEAASYGNLGTLFQSLGQYDKAREYQEKALAIRIEIGDRDGEATSYGNLGTLFQSLGQYDKAREYQEKALAIRIEIGDREGEAKSYGNLDTLLQSLGQYDKAREYLEKALAISIEIGDREGEATSYGNLGTLFQSLGQYDKAREYQEKALAIRIEIGDRDGEAASYGNLGTLFESLGQYDKAREYQEKALLLSRNIGHNLDEFYCLCNLSVLKVSQCHLEEACSYLFQGIQKFDTLRGFLKENDQFQIALLEQHGTFSYKLFSRLLSSTGKPQDALYVEELRRARGLADLMAARYSLQEQISSDPQSWCGIQRIITKEADCACLYISVGEDEVRFWIITATGAIHFLEKKVSLDKNKVTGIVPELDEFLKEVFRSHVILPEQNCEDRSLDDTELMSLHYDNRSVPRDHDTEDFKTSLELCYKIIIAPVASLLKQPEIIIVPDCCVYQVPFAALADEGGKYLSETCRIRIIPSLTTLKLVQDSPPDYHSQTGALIVGDPVVGTVIYMGRCRNMTPLPHARKEAEMIGGLLGIRPLIGDSATKHSVLQAISSVSLIHIAAHGDAERGEIALSPMHPTLLPPFPREEDYLLTMADISKTQLRAKLVVLSCCHSARGQIRTEGVIGLARAFLGSGARSVLAARWALDDRATEKFMTCFYKHLFRGESASESLHKARKWMRNNGFDKVSQWAPFMIMGDNVTFEFGNWPVPSAP; this is translated from the exons ATGGACAGCATAAAAGAAGCTATATCAGCTATCTCCATAGGTATAGCGGTCGCCGAGTTCCTTCGCAAAACTGGTCGCGTGTTGCAAGCCATCGAGGTGTACAGGGAGTGTTTGATCATATTACACAGTCAGGCGCAGGCTATTGATAGTTCATTGGCAAACTTTACGTTCCGAGCcatctacaaaaaaataatctgTGCTTCCGTTTACATAAAGGATTACACAAGTACAGAAAAGTACATCAGGGAACTCCTCCTATACCTAGACTATAATGACACCGCTGAAAAAGGATGGCTACATTTAAACCTGGCAGAAATACTTCAGGTACAAAGCAAATTTATGGAGGCCTGGAAATTTTACGAATCAGCAATCAATATCATGACAACGATTGGAAACACACATGGCCAGGTACTATGCTACTCAATGCTCGGATTAatgttccgatcactcggtcaacatgacaaggcccgagaatatcaggagaaggcactcgctatcagaatagaaattggtgacagagagggagaagcagcaagctacggaaacctaggaactttgttcgaatcactcggtcaatatgacaaggcccgagaatatcaggagaaagcactcgctatcagaatagaaattggtgacagagagggagaagcagcaagctacggaaacctaggagctttgttccgatcactcggtcaatatgacaaggcccaagaatatcaggagaaagcactccctatcacaatagaaattggtgacagagagggagaagcaacaagctacggaaacctaggagctttgttccgatcactcggtcaatatgacaaggcccgagaatatcaggagaaagcactcgctatcagaatagaaattggtgacagagagggagaagcaacaagctacggaaacctaggagctttgttccgatcactcggtcaatatgacaaggcccgagaatatcaggagaaagcactcgctatcacaatagaaattggtgacagagagggagaagcaacaagctacggaaacctaggagctttgttccaatcactcggtcaatatgacaaggcccaagaatatcaggagaaagcactccctatcacaatagaaattggtgacagagagggagaagcaacaagctacggaaacctaggaactttgttccaatcactcggtcaatatgacaaggcccgagaatatcaggagaaagcactcgctatcagaatagaaataggtgacagagaaggagaagcaacaagctacggaaacctaggaactttgttccgatcagtcggtcaatatgacaaggcccgagaatatcaggagaaagcactcgctatcagaatagaaataggtgacagagaaggagaagcaacaagctacggaaacctaggaactttgttccaatcactcggtcaatatgccaaggcccgagaatatcaggagaaagcactcacTATCAAAATACAAATTGGTGACaaggatggagaagcaacaagctacggaaacctaggaactttgttccaatcactcggtcaatatgacaaggcccgagaatatcaggagaaagcactcgctatcagaatagaaattggtgacaagaatggagaagcaacaagctacggaaacctaggaactttgttccaatcactcagtcaatatgacaaggcccgagaatatcaggagaaagcactcgctatcagaatagaaatggGTGACAAggatggagaagcaaaaagctacggaaacctaggaactttgttccaatcactcggtcaatatgacagGGCCcaagaatatcaggagaaagcactcgctatcgaAGTAGAAATTGGTGCCAGACAGGGAGAagcagcaagctacggaaacctaggaactttgttcgaatcactcggtcaatatgacaaggcccgagaatatcaggagaaagcactagctatcagaatagaaattggtgacagagagggagaagcaacaaactacggaaacctaggaactttattccaatcactcggtcaatatgacaaggcccgagaatatcaggagaaagcactcgctatcaaaatagaaattggtgacagggatggagaagcaacaagctacggaaacctaggaactttgttccaatcactcggtcaatatgacaaggcccgagaatatcaggagaaagcactcgctatcagaatagaaatggGTGACAAggatggagaagcaaaaagctacggaaacctaggaactttgttccgatcactcggtcaatatgacaaggcccgagaatatcaggagaaagcactcgctaccaatatagaaattggtgacagggatggagaagcagcaagctacggaaacctaggaactttgttccaatcactcggtcaatatgacaaggcccgagaatatcaggagaaagcactcgctatcagaatagaaattggtgacagggatggagaagcaacaagctacggaaacctaggaactttgttccaatcactcggtcaatatgacaaggcccgagaatatcaggagaaagcactcgctatcagaatagaaattggtgacagagagggagaagcaaaaagctacggaaacctagaTACTTTATTACAATCACtaggtcaatatgacaaggcccgagaatatttggagaaagcactcgctatcagcatagaaattggtgacagagagggagaagcaacaagctacggaaacctaggaactttgtttcaatcactcggtcaatatgacaaggcccgagaatatcaggagaaagcactcgctatcagaatagagattggtgacagggatggagaagcagcaagctatggaaacctaggaactttgttcgaatcactcggtcaatatgacaaggcccgagaatatcaggagaaa GCTCTTCTTTTAAGTAGGAATATTGGACACAACCTGGACGAGTTTTACTGCCTTTGTAATCTATCGGTGTTAAAGGTGTCACAATGTCATCTTGAAGAGGCTTGTTcgtatctttttcaaggcatcCAAAAGTTCGACactttgagaggttttcttaaagaaaacgatcagTTTCAAATAGCTCTTTTAGAACAGCACGGCACCTTTTCCTACAAGTTGTTCAGTAGGTTGCTGTCTTCCACTGGAAAACCTCAGGACgccctttacgtcgaagagctgAGAAGGGCAAGAGGCCTGGCCGACTTGATGGCAGCTCGATACTCTCTTCAAGAGCAGATCTCAAgcgatccacaatcttggtgTGGCATTCAAAGGATCATCACAAAAGAAGCAGACTGTGCATGCCTGTACATTTCGGTTGGTGAAGATGAGGTACGGTTTTGGATAATTACAGCAACGGGAGCTATTCattttttagaaaagaaagtGAGCCTGGACAAAAACAAGGTCACCGGAATAGTCCCTGAGTTAGATGAGTTTTTGAAAGAAGTCTTCCGCAGCCACGTCATTTTACCCGAACAGAattgcgaagatcgatctttaGATGACACCGAACTGATGTCACTTCACTATGATAACCGCTCAGTGCCTCGTGACCATGATaccgaagatttcaaaacaagcctTGAAttgtgttacaagataatcatTGCTCCTGTGGCCAGTTTACTAAAGCAGCCCGAGATCATAATTGTCCCTGATTGCTGTGTGTACCAGgtgccatttgcagccttggctgacgaaggaggcaagtatttatcagagacatgcaGGATTCGGATAATTCCCTCCCTGACGACTCTCAAGCTTGTTCAAGACAGTCCtccagactatcacagtcagacCGGGGCACTGATAGTGGGTGACCCAGTGGTTGGAACGGTGATTTACATGGGAAGGTGCAGAAATATGACACCATTACCGcatgcaagaaaggaagcagagatgattggaggACTTCTTGGCATAAGGCCTTTGATAGGAGATTCCGCAACAAAACATTCTGTACTCCAAgcgataagttcagtgagcctgatacacatTGCTGCCCATGGTGATGCCGAAAGAGGGGAAATTGCTCTTTCTCCTATGCACCCTACCCTACTCCCACCTTTCCCTCGagaagaagattatcttttgacgatggccgatatttcaaaaactcagttgcgagctaaactagtggtgcttagttgttgtcacagtgctcgtggacaGATTAGAACCGAGGGAGTTATTGGACTTGCTCGAGCGTTCTTAGGATCGGGAGCTCGTTCAGTGTTAGCGGCACGATGGGCCCTGGATGACAGAGCCACAGAGAagttcatgacttgtttctacaaacatttgttccgcggtgaaagcgccagtgaatctctccacaaggccaggaagtggatgagaaataacggctttgataaagtttctcaatgggcgccatttatgatcatgggcgacaacgtgacatttgagTTTGGAAATTGGCCGGTGCCTAGCGCACCTTAA